A window from Candidatus Gracilibacteria bacterium encodes these proteins:
- a CDS encoding sugar transferase — protein MKRSEIAFGLLRIPVDFTMVVLGFLLGYKLRLMGDFIPGRDFEVMPANFLPPEEYLEFGLLFGLMLVGVFAFFGLYRMRNTAKALTETRHVFTHSLVWMLLIMAYFFLTRELFFSRLVLIFGAVLSVIFMIVARLVLRQIELLFLNADIGRRRILLIGANKITDKLAKKLRKDPHYTVVGYLTEGSARIENAKMLGSLKELKRITKRNKVEVILQTSQELSEVQDHEILQFCQEHHLEYRFVPDILAVERSNIEIQTIGGYPIIHLKPTPLDGWGRIYKRSVDLALSSVALLLLSPVFLGIAIGVKLDSKGPIIFSKLEDGSPAYRIGQVGDRFKFYKFRTMQHNTHHLRYSDLAEKNHRKGPLMKIKNDPRITPFGKFLRKTSLDELPNLWSVLKGDMSLVGPRPHLPEEVEKYEQRHHFLLTIKPGITGLSQTSGRSDLDFEEEVRLDSTYIKHWSPWMDFKIILKTFWVVLRGKAAD, from the coding sequence ATGAAACGCTCCGAAATAGCTTTTGGACTGCTGCGCATCCCCGTGGACTTCACCATGGTGGTGCTTGGATTTTTGTTGGGGTACAAGCTCCGTTTGATGGGGGATTTTATCCCCGGACGAGATTTTGAAGTGATGCCCGCAAACTTTCTTCCCCCGGAAGAATATTTGGAATTTGGCCTGCTCTTTGGTCTCATGTTGGTGGGCGTTTTTGCTTTTTTTGGCCTATATCGCATGCGCAACACCGCAAAGGCCCTCACCGAAACACGACATGTGTTCACCCACTCTTTGGTCTGGATGCTCCTCATCATGGCGTACTTTTTTCTGACTCGTGAGCTTTTTTTCTCCCGCCTGGTGCTGATTTTTGGGGCAGTGCTCAGCGTAATTTTCATGATTGTGGCCCGTCTGGTGCTGAGACAAATCGAACTCTTGTTCCTAAACGCCGACATCGGCAGACGGCGAATCCTTTTGATTGGGGCCAATAAAATCACGGATAAACTGGCTAAAAAACTCCGGAAAGACCCCCACTACACAGTGGTGGGCTACCTCACTGAAGGAAGCGCGCGCATCGAAAACGCAAAAATGCTGGGCTCGCTCAAAGAACTGAAGCGCATCACCAAGCGGAATAAGGTAGAAGTGATTTTGCAAACCAGCCAAGAACTGAGCGAGGTGCAGGATCACGAAATTCTACAGTTCTGCCAGGAACATCACTTGGAATACCGTTTTGTCCCGGACATTTTGGCCGTGGAACGAAGCAATATTGAAATTCAAACCATCGGAGGCTACCCCATCATTCACCTCAAACCCACGCCGCTGGACGGTTGGGGGCGCATTTACAAACGCAGTGTCGATCTGGCCTTGAGCTCCGTAGCTCTCTTGCTGCTCAGTCCCGTCTTTTTGGGCATAGCTATTGGAGTGAAGCTGGATTCCAAAGGTCCCATCATTTTCAGCAAACTGGAAGACGGCTCCCCAGCGTACCGAATCGGACAGGTGGGTGACCGATTCAAGTTTTACAAATTCAGAACCATGCAACACAACACGCATCACCTCCGTTACAGCGATTTAGCCGAAAAAAACCACAGAAAAGGACCTTTGATGAAGATTAAAAACGACCCTCGCATCACCCCCTTCGGAAAGTTTTTGCGTAAAACCAGCTTGGACGAACTTCCCAACTTGTGGAGTGTGCTCAAAGGAGACATGAGCCTGGTGGGCCCCCGCCCTCACCTCCCGGAGGAAGTGGAAAAATACGAACAACGGCACCATTTTTTGCTCACCATCAAACCTGGGATTACAGGACTCAGTCAGACCAGTGGACGAAGCGATCTAGACTTTGAAGAAGAAGTGCGCCTGGACAGCACCTACATCAAACACTGGTCTCCTTGGATGGACTTCAAAATCATCCTCAAAACCTTCTGGGTGGTGTTGAGGGGGAAAGCCGCCGACTAG
- the secA gene encoding preprotein translocase subunit SecA, translating to MSVIQTLNKIFGDPQNKELKRVAKVVEKINAIEVDYQSKLTAEDIPKKTSEFKERIAKGETVEDLLPEAFALLKNACRHLQGASWKIRGYDYTWDMVPFDVQMVGGIVLHEGKIAEMKTGEGKTLVCTLPVYLNALEGKGVHIVTVNDYLAQRDAEWMGGLYRFLGLSVGVVVHGQNRDEKKAAYAADITYGTNNEFGFDYLRDNMAPSLEALVQRPLHYAIVDEVDSILIDEARTPLIISAPAEESTQKYDQYGKLVRLLDENTHFNIDEKQRSVTLTEEGVKKMEELLGIENIYTEKGFEEVHHIEQALRAHAVYKADVDYLVKDGQIMIVDEFTGRLMPGRRFGQGLHQAIEAKEGVEIKRESRTLATITFQNYFRLYKKLAGMAGTAKTEEEEFETIYGLAVYEIPTHRPVTREDKSDAIYKNTASKFRAIARVVKELNEKGQPVLVGTISVEKSESLSKLFKAEGVPHHVLNAKFHEQEAEIISKAGERGAVTIATNMAGRGTDIKLGEGVKELGGLCVIGSERHEARRIDNQLRGRSGRQGDPGLTQFFVSMEDDLMRIFGGDRMSSLMEKLGLPEDTPIENSLISRSIESAQKKVEGHNFDIRKHLVEYDSVINKHRDIIYTRRRKILENEDLKNSILVLIEEEAERIVLKHPGDTKEIFESVSALHRDPKTPLARETLESLGQEGLIEKIKNYLLEEYLEKEKALPSPDILRRAERMISLRTLDMLWMRHIDELKDLRDAVSLSGYGQRNPLIEYQNKAFQLFEELMDSMNQNTVRSLFHVKINVQVVQKPTPMPMVTNDQAIDQNTEESAIATTKKGSIDLDEVGRNDPCPCGSGKKFKKCHGA from the coding sequence ATGTCGGTCATTCAAACACTCAATAAAATTTTCGGGGATCCTCAAAACAAGGAGCTGAAGCGCGTGGCCAAAGTAGTGGAAAAGATCAACGCCATTGAGGTGGACTACCAAAGCAAACTCACCGCCGAGGATATTCCTAAGAAGACATCGGAGTTCAAAGAGAGAATTGCAAAAGGAGAAACGGTGGAAGATTTGCTCCCCGAGGCCTTTGCTTTGCTTAAAAACGCATGTCGACACTTGCAAGGAGCTTCCTGGAAGATCCGCGGTTACGATTACACCTGGGACATGGTGCCTTTTGATGTCCAAATGGTGGGAGGAATCGTGCTGCACGAAGGCAAAATTGCGGAGATGAAAACGGGAGAAGGTAAAACTTTAGTCTGTACTTTGCCGGTTTACCTCAACGCCCTGGAAGGCAAAGGCGTACACATCGTGACCGTGAATGATTATTTGGCTCAACGCGATGCCGAATGGATGGGAGGCCTCTACCGGTTTTTGGGACTCAGCGTGGGCGTGGTGGTGCATGGACAAAATCGAGATGAGAAAAAAGCAGCCTACGCCGCAGACATCACCTACGGAACCAACAACGAATTTGGTTTCGACTATTTGCGGGACAACATGGCTCCAAGTTTAGAGGCCTTGGTCCAACGCCCACTCCATTACGCCATTGTGGACGAAGTGGATTCTATTTTGATCGATGAAGCTCGCACTCCGCTCATTATTTCCGCCCCTGCAGAGGAGTCCACACAAAAGTACGATCAATACGGGAAATTGGTTCGCCTACTAGATGAAAACACTCATTTCAATATCGATGAAAAACAGCGCAGCGTCACCCTCACGGAAGAAGGCGTCAAAAAAATGGAGGAACTCTTGGGAATAGAGAATATTTATACAGAAAAAGGCTTTGAAGAGGTGCATCACATTGAACAAGCGCTCCGCGCCCACGCCGTCTACAAAGCCGATGTGGATTATTTGGTGAAAGATGGACAGATTATGATTGTGGATGAGTTCACCGGCCGCCTCATGCCGGGTCGCCGTTTTGGACAAGGACTTCACCAGGCGATTGAGGCAAAAGAAGGAGTGGAAATCAAACGAGAAAGCAGAACCCTGGCCACCATTACTTTTCAAAACTATTTCCGTCTCTACAAAAAACTGGCGGGCATGGCGGGAACCGCAAAAACGGAAGAGGAAGAATTCGAAACCATTTATGGATTGGCCGTGTACGAGATTCCCACCCACCGTCCCGTCACCCGCGAAGACAAGTCGGATGCCATTTATAAAAACACCGCATCCAAATTCAGAGCCATCGCCCGAGTGGTGAAAGAGCTGAATGAAAAAGGGCAGCCGGTTTTGGTGGGCACGATTTCTGTGGAGAAATCCGAATCGTTGTCCAAATTATTCAAGGCCGAGGGCGTTCCCCATCATGTGCTCAATGCAAAATTCCACGAGCAGGAAGCGGAAATCATTTCAAAGGCCGGCGAACGCGGCGCGGTGACCATTGCCACGAACATGGCCGGCCGTGGAACCGACATCAAACTTGGCGAGGGTGTAAAGGAGCTTGGCGGACTCTGTGTGATTGGGAGTGAACGGCACGAAGCGCGGCGCATCGACAACCAGCTCCGCGGACGAAGCGGTCGCCAAGGAGACCCGGGGCTCACTCAATTTTTTGTGTCCATGGAAGACGACTTGATGCGTATTTTTGGCGGCGACCGCATGAGCAGTCTCATGGAAAAACTGGGCCTACCCGAAGACACCCCCATCGAAAACAGCCTCATCAGCCGAAGCATTGAAAGCGCGCAAAAAAAAGTGGAGGGTCACAACTTTGATATCCGCAAACACTTGGTGGAATACGATAGCGTCATCAACAAACACCGCGACATCATTTACACCCGCAGACGAAAAATTCTGGAGAATGAAGATCTTAAAAATTCCATTTTGGTGCTCATTGAGGAAGAAGCGGAACGCATCGTGCTCAAACATCCCGGAGACACCAAAGAAATCTTCGAGAGCGTGAGCGCCCTTCACCGCGACCCAAAGACTCCCCTAGCTCGTGAGACTCTAGAATCTCTGGGTCAAGAAGGCCTCATCGAAAAAATCAAAAACTATTTGCTCGAAGAATATTTGGAAAAAGAAAAAGCCCTGCCCTCCCCGGACATTTTGCGCCGTGCCGAACGGATGATCAGTCTCCGTACCCTGGACATGCTCTGGATGCGCCACATCGACGAGCTCAAAGATCTCCGCGACGCCGTGTCCTTAAGCGGGTATGGCCAAAGGAATCCCCTCATTGAATACCAAAACAAGGCTTTTCAATTGTTTGAAGAGCTCATGGACAGCATGAATCAAAACACCGTGCGTAGCCTTTTCCATGTGAAAATCAATGTCCAAGTGGTGCAAAAGCCCACCCCAATGCCCATGGTCACCAACGACCAAGCCATCGATCAAAACACCGAAGAATCTGCGATCGCCACAACCAAAAAAGGCAGCATCGATCTCGACGAAGTGGGCCGCAACGACCCCTGCCCATGTGGAAGTGGAAAGAAGTTCAAGAAATGCCACGGCGCCTAA